The Primulina tabacum isolate GXHZ01 chromosome 1, ASM2559414v2, whole genome shotgun sequence genome contains the following window.
tatgccatatcactgttaattcttctcctgaaccaattgatgcaacagctagttctgcctctttgtgtgtttctcccaaaagtacatacagatttgcagcaaccttttccgccttcataaccacaagcgcgcccttcacaattttcatgatcccgttctcgatacgagttttgcacccgatgtcatctaattgccccaaggacaaaagatttttcgtcagtcctttcacatgtcgtacctcctgtatggtgcgaatgacgccatcaaacattttaattttgatagtaccgaccccagcgatttccaaggcatgatcatttcccatgaatacagatcctcctgagactggttcataatgatcaaaccattctctccgagacgtcatgtgccacgtcgcacctgaatccataatccatgtgtcacaaaatttgtgcctgCCTTCCGCAACAGTTGCCggttcgctgaataatatttcaccaccacttgaagtactggccacatttccttgagagcttttatcgatactcgtacactctttcttgaagtgccctttaccgccacatttaaagcagtaaatatttttcttcttacttctcgactttgatctacctcgcctttggctcccactggagtcacggtccataaatcttcctcttatcatcggtaaagtctctgcctgcttcgaagttaccaacctatcttccttattcttgcgccggcttttttctccgagaaccgcagttaagacatcgtcgaatcttagaaagcccataagaatattgttggtaatgttgatgataagttgatcgtatgaatctggtagactttgaagtagaagctccgcacgttcattttcccctattttatgccccatggaagtaagttgggcaaatagagtatttagtatattgatatggtcggtcatcgatgaggattccgccatccgaagagtataaagccttctctttaggaaaatcatgttgtgtagcgacttgacctcgtacatctttgtcagagtatcccagataactttggctgtttttatctcagagatacttgacaaaacttcgtcagctataaccaagtgtaaattgacaacatcattatcattcatctcgttccactttccatcgtctgtaatctccaccggtctatctccaatagccgccaagcaattttcctttcttaaaAATGCTTGTAtatttattttccacagcataaaattgcttccattgaactttgctatctcgtaccttcccgccattatgtctacaacaattttagtgGACCGaacaaaataatcccgccttaaataaaaaatcttaaaaaatcttttctgatgtggaagatcagtctaggctgtaaccacagagcatactcagaattttaagaaattttgaaccaaggctctgataccacttgttggtcccacgtgcgaaatttgagataataaaacccgaaaataaagaatagactggacaccgagatatacgtggaaaacccctaaaaattattagggtaaaaaccacgggtaagatgaaaagaattccactataatattttgtggtgtacaactcactcactgtgtttccaaagagaacacactctcttaatacaggagaacaaaacacatcacaaatattatagaattaagcactcaaatgcttataagacgagagaaaactcgaaaaaaggatgatttcagaatgaaggaatgaagctctatttatagagccccttgaCCGTGTGAAAACGCGTATAACGTAATTCCCGTGAAATTTTCTTGAAGCTTCCTCCAACCACGTTTTCATTTCTTCAAATTATGCAAACCAAATTTGTCAACTTTGATTATTCCACCCGACATGCATTTATTGCATGTCTTCTACCGACACCAAGCTGTTAAGGCAAAAGCGAAAAAGGAAACAGTTGGTTACACAGCATGCGGGGAGAAGGAATAAGGAGCAGAGGAGCAATGCAAACATCCAGAGAGAATATGGTGCTTCGAGTGCAAGCTTGGCTATGGGGCAAGAATGGAAAGAATGAATATTCCTCTAGACGTTCTTTTATTTCATCTTCCTATTTTTCAAAAAGAAGAGAGTAGCATGGAAGCCAAAAGAGTGCCATTACAGTTGAAAGTGAGGATAAGATTAGGTGTTCAAGATTATTTTGCAGCACTTCAAAGAAGGTAAATGTTCCAGTGAATGAAGAAAAGCGATGGGGTTCTAACATACTTGGTTTCTGTTTGGAAACATAGCTGTACAACCGTCAATAATCAGTTAGTGTCTGTATGTTGTTTAATTCATGGCTACAGTGTCCTGAAGACTTTTTTAGTCTTTTTCGTAATTTTCAAGCAACACACCAGTACAAGATCGGCTTTCATCTTCAGAATTCAGCTTGTGATCTGTTTATGAAGTTGAAACAAATTTTATTCGTCGACAAGTATACGAAATGAATTCAGTAACATTGTAACAAGTGTATTTTCTGTATTCTAAGTTATGGACAAGGTACTGAAGTTAATACATAACACATCAGCACAAAATAATTGTCCAACCAAATCGCGACATCACGTGATCATTTCTCTGGATCAACTTTCTTTCCAATCCAACTAGCAACAATGGGTGTAAGAGCTACCGTGGGAGGAAATCTGATGGGGGAAGCAGCCTTATGGGCCGCATAGGCCAACGCAAAAGTCCCAACTTTCTCCCCCGTTTCGTTAGTTGAAATTCCAACCTGCAATATATAGCTACCAGACATGAATGCTGCATCCTACAAAACATGAAGTTTGTTCACAGGGAAGCTGTACCTTTTGTAGCAATGCTGACACATCAACTCCAGCGCTGATTAAAGTATAACAGAGGCCAAAGGATATCAAGGAAAGGGTAATTGAAGTGGCTAAATATGCTCCTCCATATTTTGCCAGGAGTTCTTTAGCTTGATTTCCCTTTGAAGTGTTCTCTTTGTTTTGTTCATTTCCATCTTCTTTTCCAGAGAATATCTGCATATTTCAGTAGAAATTTAACACATGATTAGGTATGTAAAACACATACATCTTTGCCACGACAGATGAATGTTCTCCACTGCTCAAAGAAGAAACTCGTAAGACAGATGACATCCAGAACCCACTTCCCGCCAAACAATCTTTTATCAATCGAGTTGAGCTCCTAGCAAGCATAATTAACAAACAAAACACTGATAAATCGACACATACAACAAGAAAAAATAAGTGGGCTACCTTCCAAAGACAAGCTTCAAGGCCGTACTTTTTCGTAATTTCTTCCGGAGAAGACGGAGCCTTGATTTCCTCGGTTTTCTCCTGCACTGCTCTTACACTGAACCTCGTCAAGCCAGACTTGGAGTAGCTCAATCTACTGGGCTTCCCACTTTTGGGTAAAATAGTGGAAGAGTGAGCATGGCTAGTAAACAACTGAGAAGGAACTTGAAGAAATGCGGTGGCCATGGATTGTCAGCCAACGAGAACTCTCTCTTATCTTCACATCGGCTTTTGTTCTTTTTTTAGCGTAGGAGAAGATGAACATGATAGAATTCTTTGATGGAAATAGTGACAAGTCGCACATTTTTTTCACTCTGTTTTAATCCTACCCTTCTATAACTAGCATCGCACGTGTTGCCACGTGATAATTAGGTTAcataaaatatgatataaattaaataataaagaattATATTTCTATTAAAATATAGACATGCAAATGTTTCACTAATAATTAGAAATTCGATTTTGTTTATCAATATATTTACAAGCCAGCTTGTTAGGTGTCCTATTGTTACACACTGTAATCTGATTAGCATACTGTTGGTTCATTAGTTGTTAGACTACATTGTTGACTAGTTAGTTGACTTTACTTACTTCTTGTACATGTATAAATAGATCCACCATATGCATAATAAACCCTCTCGAATAAAAATGTCTCTCACTTCTGAGCTAAGAACCATTTTCTGTTCATCTTCGTTCCTCTCGATCATCGATCAATTAGCTCAAGTTGCATGATCTATGTGCactttaacatggtatcagagctttttttttttcaattgattGATTTTCGTGTAGTATGAAGTGTATCTGCGTAAATCAACTGGATCTATGTTCGTGTAAATATGGCGGCTCAGATCTCCAATTTTAGCTTTAATGATCATCTGTATTTGCATCCATCCGATGCCCCAGGAGTTTCTcttgttgttgatccactaattGGATCATAGAATTATGGCATTTGGAGTAGAGCAATGAAGATCACCCTACATGCTAAGAATAAACTCGGTTTTGTCGACGGTACGTATCGAAAACCTGCTGCCAATTCTCCATCTCTTTATCAATGGGAGCGTTGCAATGCAGTTGTTTTGTCATGGATTTTTTTTCCGTATCCAATGAGATTTTCTGCGGGCTTGTTTATGCGAAAGATGCCTTCAGTGTTTGGGCGGATTTAAAGGAACGTTTTGACAAAATTTGTGGTTCACGCATATATGCCATTCATCGTGATATTGTTCGATTATCACAAGGATCGAGCACCATTTCAGTTTACTTTTCGAAGCTTAAACAATTATGGGATGAATTAGCCTCACTGGTCACTTCCCCTTCGTGTGAATGCCCTACGTCTAGATCTTATGTTGAATACGAGCAACAACAACGGCTGATCCAATTTCTTATGGGGCTCAATGATAGTTATGGTCCAATTCGAAGTCAGATTCTTTTCATGAGTCCACTTCCTTATGTTAGTCAAGCATATTCTCTGGTCAAGAAGAATCACATAGGCAGGTGATGACATTCCAACCAATAGCCGATGCTCCAACAGCAGCCTTTTATTCTTCATCTTTCAAGCAATCTGGCATCAAATGCGAGCACTGCTCAATGCCAGGCCATTTGAAAGAAAATTGTTTTCGATTGATTGGTTACCCACCGGGATATAAACTACACAAAAAGTTTCCTCAAACCAAAGGTACTAAGGGAATTTTCAGGCCTCCGCGAGTGTCTGCCCACAACATAGTCAGTGATACATATGTTACAACTACAGATGCTTCGGGAATCACCTTTACACTTGCTCAATATGCACAGATATTTCAATTGCTTGAGAACTCTAATATTCCGCAAGAACATTCAGCAAATTTAGCAGGTACAGTTACAAGCTTGATGTCTATTTCTGCTGCTAATGATTGGATATTGGATAGTGGTGCAAATGCTCATATTTCAGGTACCTCTACCGGCCTTCAAAATCCTCAACCATGCCCTGCGTCCACTGGATCAGTTCGTCTCCCCAATGGTAATTCTACCCCCATACTTTCAACTGGTTCAATTCCATTATCATCCTCTTGTACATTGCCAAATGTTCTTCACGTCCCTGATTTCAAATTCAATCTTCTATCCATATCTCAATTCACCAAAGATAACCAGTGTTGTGTGGTGTTCTACCCAACCTTTTGTTTGTTTCAGGAACTCTTGACTGGGAAGATAATGGGGATTGGTAGAATGAAAGATGGCTTGTATTACCTTGTCAATCCTTCCTCATTAGTTGTGCAAAATAATCAACTCACTGATCCTTCTTTTACTCAAGTTTCTTCTTCAACCAAAAACTTACCAGCTTGTAATGTTTCTTCGTCTCTTAATAATAATACTGATCTTTGGCATAGAAGATTTGGTCACATGTCTGTTGCACGACTGAGATGCCTACCCTTTATTACACAAAATCACCTTACACAACACTGTGATATATGTCCAATGGCTAAACAAATCAGAAAGGTATTTCAATCTGTCGAGAGGCACAAATCTCCTCATATTTTTCATCTTGTTCACATGGACATATGGGGTCCTCATCGCAACCCCACTCATGAAGGTGCTCAATATTTTCTTACTTTAGTTGATGATTTTTCGAGATGCGTATGGGTATTCTTGATGCAATTTAAAACACACACTCTTCGTATCTTGAAACAATTTTTTGCCTTTGTGTCAACTCACTTCCATACCCAAATTCAGCATGTTCGTTCGGACAATGGTTCCGAATTTTTTAACAAAGACTGTAATGATTTCTTCAATACTCTTGGTGTCATTCATCAAAGTTCATGTCCCTAtacaccacaacaaaatgggATAGTTGAGCGCAAACACCGTCATATCCTTAATGTGGCTCGTGCTCTCAAATTTCAAGGATCCATACCTGATGTTTATTGGGGTGAATGCATTCTACATGCCGCATACTTGATCAATCGCACCCCAACTCCCCTCCTAGAAAATAAAACACCTTTTGAAGCACTTTTCAATAAAGTCCCTTCCTTTGATCACATTAAAGTGTTTGGTTGTCTTTGTTTTGCCAAAAACCTTCGACCAACTAACAAATTTGATGTTCGTGCTAAGCCATATGTTTTCATTGGTTACCCACCTCACCAAAAAGGCTTAAAGCTTCTTGATCCTATCACTAATAAATTCTTTGTATCACGGGACGTGGTGTTTCATGAACATTTATTTCCTTTTGCAAACATCTCTACATCTTCTACGTTATTTCCACCTTCTGCAACCATGAATTTTGAAGAAGATGTTCCATTTCTCCCACTGTCCATCCCATTATCTAGCTCACCACCCATTTCTTCTAATCTTCTAGAACCTCGGCGTTCAATCAGACAGTCTAAACCACCCAATTGGACTAGAGATTTTGTTTGCTCTACTGTCAACTCGCCGATGTGTTTACTAAGGCATTGGGATCTGATCAACATCGTTTTCTGATGTCCAAGCTTGGTTTGCTCAATATACTCCAAGCTTGAGGGGGGATGTTACACACTGTAATCTGATTAG
Protein-coding sequences here:
- the LOC142519524 gene encoding uncharacterized protein LOC142519524, with protein sequence MATAFLQVPSQLFTSHAHSSTILPKSGKPSRLSYSKSGLTRFSVRAVQEKTEEIKAPSSPEEITKKYGLEACLWKIFSGKEDGNEQNKENTSKGNQAKELLAKYGGAYLATSITLSLISFGLCYTLISAGVDVSALLQKVGISTNETGEKVGTFALAYAAHKAASPIRFPPTVALTPIVASWIGKKVDPEK
- the LOC142512403 gene encoding uncharacterized protein LOC142512403, producing the protein MGALQCSCFVMDFFSVSNEIFCGLVYAKDAFSVWADLKERFDKICGSRIYAIHRDIVRLSQGSSTISVYFSKLKQLWDELASLVTSPSCECPTSRSYVEYEQQQRLIQFLMGLNDSYGPIRSQILFMSPLPYVSQAYSLVKKNHIGR